The Devosia sp. MC521 genome has a segment encoding these proteins:
- a CDS encoding histidine kinase dimerization/phospho-acceptor domain-containing protein, with protein sequence MNDSWTTLPNADRVLAHASDSRPSWLWSGDGQTLLWHNAAAELFLAKVKKSGLKRTPLAKPIKGQVQRTIRLGSLGRTSLARIQFLAGEKPTSSTCATTPLAWENDESVLLIVAVDPISEEIFEAAGVLQFAQAAAEAEQHAVETAQTAEAPEAPEAPEAPEAPEAPEAPEAPEAPEAPEAETRADEPQALSSDAPPAIDPDGLEAEDASLEHPLPPIEADHTYLRELESWQETDAEAVYEPAPRPDLDPSIDEPAHWQEALDADSAPVQVTAPAQQATKVARRLSDLVAKLSEGDTLFAPLTERDDTPPAVTQPAAVTDTPATILQLVPEDEAVEAVEAVEAVEAVEAVEAVEAVEAVEAVEAVEQPPESPKLFKIVGRGFVASHKPPTPSEPTRFVLNSDGSEPIEKTRNEADHEPLAEPVPDLETVERVSRYNFDELSRILNDRVGGLPSQENKARQPNVPQVAGSGALINLGGETLVLNRLPLGILVFRDQQILFANRAITAMVAYESVDALRQAGLGALFPSFGGEDQQAGPINHLVQRDGTLVPVTARLQSISWQGRPALMLSASTSEVRTSHEDAVRDFARSYADLRQDGYIEANRSGVISDANDTATQTLGGGKAILGRLLSSIVADEDAPALRRFMERPARFAESARPCLALRMRDGKADLLLFALGQAGIISGYFGFVRKRETMPVRTNSSDVDPALLGRISRGVRRPLNTIIGFSDIMRTKSFGELDDDRYAGFADDIARAGQEIAALVDELDDYSRLRDGRYMPQRATLDLTSLLESCVIRIREQASTARVIVRNAISEQLPRVTADRASLAQAVLNLLASAIDQTPKGGAVVISAHRLDDGAIAIQVRDSSARTVDLTERFVVFRDGLDRNGKSLAPVRSSVGLALTRSLLAVNTVTLTVDPAGSDGMLFSLRIPSDLIDDRPLVIDSETPFSPQA encoded by the coding sequence ATGAACGATAGCTGGACGACATTGCCGAATGCGGATCGCGTGCTTGCGCATGCTTCGGATTCGCGACCGTCATGGCTATGGTCTGGTGATGGGCAAACGCTGTTGTGGCACAACGCTGCCGCCGAGCTGTTTTTGGCGAAAGTGAAAAAAAGCGGTCTAAAGCGTACCCCCTTGGCCAAACCCATTAAGGGTCAGGTTCAGCGCACAATCCGACTGGGGTCACTAGGCCGTACGAGCTTGGCGCGCATTCAGTTTCTAGCGGGCGAAAAGCCAACCTCTTCGACATGCGCGACCACGCCTCTCGCTTGGGAAAACGACGAGAGCGTGCTGCTGATCGTTGCGGTCGACCCGATTTCTGAAGAGATTTTTGAGGCAGCGGGCGTTCTTCAGTTCGCTCAAGCTGCTGCCGAAGCCGAGCAACACGCCGTAGAAACCGCGCAGACAGCTGAGGCTCCTGAGGCTCCTGAGGCTCCTGAGGCTCCTGAGGCTCCTGAGGCTCCTGAGGCTCCTGAGGCTCCTGAGGCTCCTGAGGCTCCTGAGGCTGAAACACGCGCGGACGAGCCGCAAGCGCTTTCGAGCGACGCTCCACCCGCTATAGACCCTGATGGGCTAGAGGCAGAAGACGCGTCGCTAGAACACCCCCTGCCGCCCATTGAGGCGGACCACACTTATTTGCGTGAGTTGGAAAGCTGGCAGGAAACCGACGCTGAAGCGGTTTATGAACCCGCGCCGCGCCCTGACCTCGATCCAAGCATTGATGAGCCTGCGCACTGGCAAGAGGCGCTGGATGCCGATTCCGCGCCGGTGCAAGTCACAGCGCCAGCTCAGCAGGCAACAAAGGTCGCACGTCGTCTCAGCGATCTCGTGGCCAAACTGTCCGAGGGCGATACGCTTTTCGCCCCGCTTACAGAGCGCGACGACACGCCTCCAGCGGTAACGCAACCCGCAGCAGTTACGGACACTCCCGCCACCATCCTCCAACTCGTCCCCGAAGACGAAGCTGTCGAGGCTGTCGAGGCTGTCGAGGCTGTCGAGGCTGTCGAGGCTGTCGAGGCTGTCGAGGCTGTCGAGGCTGTCGAGGCTGTCGAGGCTGTCGAGCAACCGCCTGAGTCGCCAAAACTGTTCAAGATCGTTGGTCGAGGGTTTGTCGCGAGCCACAAGCCGCCTACGCCTTCGGAACCAACGCGCTTTGTGCTCAACAGCGACGGTAGCGAGCCTATCGAGAAGACTCGGAACGAGGCAGACCACGAGCCCCTTGCGGAGCCTGTGCCGGACCTTGAAACCGTCGAGCGCGTCTCGCGCTACAATTTCGATGAACTCTCGCGCATTCTCAATGATCGCGTCGGTGGCTTGCCATCGCAGGAGAATAAAGCCCGCCAGCCCAATGTGCCTCAGGTTGCGGGCTCGGGCGCGCTGATCAATCTCGGCGGCGAGACACTGGTTCTGAACCGTTTGCCACTGGGCATTCTCGTGTTCCGCGACCAGCAAATCCTGTTTGCGAACCGCGCCATTACCGCAATGGTGGCCTATGAGAGTGTCGACGCTCTGCGTCAGGCTGGGCTCGGCGCTCTTTTCCCTTCGTTTGGAGGCGAAGACCAGCAGGCTGGCCCGATCAATCACCTCGTACAGCGCGACGGCACTCTGGTGCCGGTCACCGCGCGCCTACAGTCTATCTCTTGGCAAGGCCGCCCCGCGCTTATGCTGTCTGCCAGCACGTCCGAAGTGCGCACCAGCCACGAAGATGCGGTGCGAGACTTTGCGCGCAGCTACGCTGATTTGCGCCAGGACGGCTATATCGAGGCGAACCGCTCCGGCGTGATCAGCGATGCCAATGATACGGCCACGCAAACGCTGGGTGGTGGCAAAGCGATTCTGGGCCGTCTGCTCTCCAGCATTGTGGCCGATGAGGACGCCCCAGCCCTCCGCCGCTTCATGGAGCGCCCTGCCCGTTTTGCTGAATCAGCACGTCCATGCCTTGCCCTGCGTATGCGCGATGGCAAAGCCGACCTCCTACTGTTCGCGCTTGGACAGGCAGGCATAATTTCGGGCTATTTTGGATTTGTGCGGAAGCGCGAAACCATGCCCGTCCGCACCAATTCTAGCGATGTAGATCCCGCTCTTCTGGGCCGTATCAGCCGTGGCGTTCGCCGTCCGCTCAACACCATCATCGGTTTTTCCGACATCATGCGCACCAAGAGCTTTGGTGAACTGGATGATGATCGTTATGCCGGTTTTGCCGACGATATCGCGCGAGCCGGACAAGAAATTGCGGCGCTCGTGGATGAGCTCGATGACTATTCGCGCTTGCGTGACGGGCGCTACATGCCGCAACGCGCGACGCTTGATCTAACGAGCCTTCTTGAAAGCTGCGTGATCCGCATTCGCGAACAAGCCAGCACCGCGCGAGTCATCGTGCGCAACGCGATCTCTGAACAACTCCCCCGCGTCACCGCCGATAGAGCATCGCTGGCGCAGGCCGTGCTGAACCTTCTCGCCAGTGCAATCGACCAGACGCCCAAGGGCGGCGCAGTGGTGATTTCGGCGCATCGTCTGGACGATGGGGCTATCGCCATTCAGGTGCGCGACAGCTCAGCCCGAACCGTTGATCTGACAGAACGGTTCGTGGTGTTCCGCGATGGTCTGGATCGCAATGGCAAGAGCCTTGCACCCGTCCGCTCCAGCGTTGGCCTAGCGCTGACCCGCTCGCTTTTGGCGGTCAACACAGTGACACTGACCGTTGATCCGGCAGGCAGCGATGGCATGTTGTTCAGCCTGCGCATCCCTTCTGACCTGATCGACGATCGACCACTCGTCATCGACAGCGAAACGCCATTCTCTCCGCAAGCTTAA
- the rpsU gene encoding 30S ribosomal protein S21 encodes MQVQVRDNNVDQALRVLKKRLQREGIFREMKLRNYFEKPSEKRVREKGEAVRRARKNARKQAIREGLIAAPKRPVRAGAPGRTAN; translated from the coding sequence TTGCAGGTACAGGTTCGCGACAACAATGTCGATCAAGCCCTCCGCGTTCTGAAGAAGCGTCTTCAGCGTGAAGGCATTTTCCGTGAAATGAAGCTCCGCAACTATTTCGAGAAGCCTTCTGAGAAGCGCGTTCGCGAAAAGGGTGAAGCTGTTCGCCGCGCTCGCAAGAATGCTCGCAAGCAGGCAATCCGTGAAGGTCTGATTGCAGCACCAAAGCGCCCAGTGCGCGCAGGCGCTCCAGGCCGTACGGCTAACTAA
- a CDS encoding pilus assembly protein: MLQFCRLLQRFRRDDSGVFAVVFGIMAVVLVAMGGAVVDYVTLEQARTRSQTALDAATLALQPSINDPAETDETIRAKAEALVLERLGTQGIQKAKIDTVVVNRDKGELMLSGSFAVETIFVKLVGVDLLYATITSQATKGIANVEVSIALDVTGSMSITLPSGATRLKTLKDATHSLVDTILALNRTGNYAKVALVPYAQSVNVAPYEEAIRGPIRPRRDIQTISWTATGYQAITNISTANPAVFTSSRHGLRVNDYVYVRDTGVSKFDTQRLRVSSVSTDTFTLDVSGGINSVVANKGSFAKCRRSDCMAVFTSPGHGYAEGEEIWVQDVAGLTSYNNRKHIISAVTANSFVITGTAPNRNQTHQANTGRFWCRWQTESVGCVEFEFTDIGYTRRVQQISTCATERARNAATDNPPSTTFMGRNYPYIDPDPDYSNVCSSSKIVPLTTSKATLTSAINGLTAGGSTSGSTGILWSWNMLAPSFGYVWPTSAPAPYHQRHLMKAAIIMTDGEFNTVHCNGVVSGISSTGGSGNAERINCASPNGGPYKQASDYCTAMKNNTGIQVYTVGFGITKGSPAAIALENCASSLANHFLADNAASLNDAFDQIARQITALRLTR, encoded by the coding sequence ATGCTGCAATTTTGCCGACTGCTACAGCGCTTTCGCCGCGATGACAGCGGCGTCTTTGCAGTTGTATTTGGCATTATGGCAGTTGTCTTGGTGGCCATGGGCGGCGCAGTCGTGGACTACGTGACCCTTGAGCAAGCCCGAACCCGCTCGCAAACGGCACTCGACGCGGCCACACTGGCCCTCCAGCCGTCGATCAACGATCCAGCCGAAACCGACGAGACTATCCGCGCAAAGGCCGAGGCACTGGTGCTGGAGCGGCTCGGTACCCAAGGTATCCAAAAAGCCAAGATAGATACCGTGGTGGTCAACCGCGACAAGGGCGAGCTGATGCTCTCTGGCAGCTTTGCCGTCGAAACCATTTTCGTCAAACTTGTCGGCGTTGACCTGCTCTACGCGACAATAACCTCGCAAGCCACCAAAGGCATCGCCAATGTCGAAGTGTCGATCGCGCTGGATGTCACCGGCTCAATGAGCATCACGCTCCCTTCAGGCGCAACGCGCCTAAAGACTTTGAAAGACGCAACTCACTCGCTCGTCGACACAATCTTGGCGCTCAATAGAACCGGAAACTATGCCAAGGTGGCGCTAGTACCTTATGCGCAGTCGGTCAATGTTGCCCCCTATGAAGAGGCTATCAGAGGCCCGATACGTCCGCGGCGGGACATTCAAACCATTTCATGGACAGCGACCGGCTACCAAGCCATCACGAATATTTCGACCGCCAATCCTGCAGTGTTCACCTCATCCCGGCACGGGCTCAGGGTGAATGATTATGTCTATGTGCGCGACACCGGCGTCAGCAAATTCGATACGCAAAGACTCCGCGTCTCGAGCGTTTCGACAGACACTTTCACCTTGGACGTTAGCGGAGGTATCAACTCTGTTGTTGCCAACAAGGGAAGCTTTGCCAAATGCCGCCGCTCGGACTGCATGGCTGTGTTCACCTCGCCGGGGCATGGCTACGCCGAGGGCGAAGAGATATGGGTCCAAGACGTCGCTGGACTGACCAGCTACAACAACCGAAAACACATCATCAGCGCTGTAACCGCCAATAGTTTCGTCATTACGGGCACTGCCCCCAATCGAAACCAAACCCATCAAGCCAACACCGGGCGCTTTTGGTGTCGTTGGCAGACCGAGAGTGTCGGCTGCGTCGAATTCGAATTTACCGACATCGGGTACACTCGACGCGTGCAGCAAATCAGCACTTGCGCCACTGAGCGGGCCCGAAACGCCGCTACAGATAACCCGCCTAGCACGACATTTATGGGCCGCAACTATCCCTATATCGATCCAGACCCAGACTATAGCAACGTGTGTAGCTCGAGCAAGATCGTGCCATTGACCACGAGCAAGGCAACGCTCACCTCAGCGATAAACGGCCTGACAGCAGGTGGATCAACCTCTGGGAGCACAGGCATATTGTGGAGCTGGAATATGCTCGCACCAAGTTTTGGTTACGTCTGGCCAACGAGCGCACCTGCCCCCTATCATCAACGACACCTGATGAAGGCCGCCATCATCATGACCGATGGTGAATTCAACACGGTTCACTGCAATGGTGTCGTTTCAGGGATCAGCAGCACCGGCGGCAGCGGGAATGCCGAAAGAATCAATTGCGCGTCCCCCAACGGCGGCCCTTACAAGCAAGCCAGTGACTACTGTACGGCAATGAAAAACAACACGGGCATACAGGTCTACACAGTCGGCTTTGGAATCACCAAAGGATCACCAGCAGCGATCGCACTTGAAAACTGCGCGTCGAGCCTGGCAAACCATTTCCTCGCTGACAATGCCGCATCGTTGAACGACGCATTCGATCAAATCGCCCGCCAAATCACCGCTTTGAGGCTTACACGGTGA
- the hisS gene encoding histidine--tRNA ligase, whose protein sequence is MSEKTKLITPRLPRGFEDRTPGDIAAVGAMIGKIKAVYERYGFDPVETPLFEYTDTLGKFLPDTDRPNAGVFSLQDDDEQWMSLRYDLTAPLARYFAENFETLPKPYRSYRQGYVFRNEKPGPGRFRQFMQFDADTVGAGGPEADAEMCMMMADVMDALGLQGQYIVRVNNRKVLDGVLATAGVTTDEQKLTVLRAIDKLDKFGPEGVKLLLGAGRKDESGDFTKGAGLSAEQIDPIMGYIDSGIPADGVEKGSNEHVISTINTLAGLIGGSEAGLAGVQELASIFGLVNAAGFGGRVILDPSVVRGLEYYTGAVFEVELTFKVQNEKGQDVVFGSVGGGGRYDGLVSRFRREPVPATGFSIGVSRLANALKLTGNLATTEPAGPVVVLVMDKDQMAGYQAMVAELRNAGIRAEMFLGNTKNFGKQVAYADKRNAPAVIIEGSMEREQGILQIKDLVAGKQAAEGITDNAEWKAARPGQFEIKREDLVSAIQKLLSEQ, encoded by the coding sequence ATGTCCGAAAAGACCAAGCTCATCACGCCACGTCTCCCACGTGGTTTCGAAGATCGTACTCCCGGCGATATCGCTGCCGTTGGCGCCATGATCGGCAAGATCAAGGCCGTGTACGAACGCTATGGTTTTGACCCGGTCGAAACCCCGCTGTTTGAATACACCGATACGCTCGGCAAGTTTTTGCCCGACACCGACCGTCCAAACGCGGGCGTGTTCTCGCTGCAGGACGACGACGAACAGTGGATGAGCCTGCGCTACGATCTCACGGCACCGCTCGCTCGCTATTTCGCCGAGAATTTTGAAACCCTGCCAAAGCCCTATCGGTCCTACCGTCAGGGTTATGTATTCCGCAATGAAAAGCCCGGTCCGGGTCGTTTCCGTCAGTTCATGCAGTTTGACGCCGACACTGTTGGCGCCGGTGGTCCGGAAGCGGACGCCGAAATGTGCATGATGATGGCTGACGTCATGGATGCGCTGGGCCTTCAGGGCCAGTACATTGTGCGCGTCAATAACCGTAAGGTTCTCGACGGCGTGCTGGCCACAGCAGGCGTTACCACGGACGAGCAAAAGCTCACCGTTTTGCGCGCTATCGATAAGCTCGATAAGTTCGGCCCTGAGGGCGTCAAACTCCTCCTCGGCGCGGGCCGTAAGGACGAGTCGGGTGACTTCACCAAGGGCGCGGGCCTGTCTGCTGAGCAGATCGATCCCATCATGGGCTATATCGACAGCGGTATTCCTGCTGACGGCGTTGAAAAGGGCTCCAACGAGCATGTTATCTCCACCATCAACACCCTCGCAGGTCTGATCGGTGGCTCGGAAGCGGGCTTGGCTGGCGTTCAGGAACTGGCGTCGATCTTCGGCCTCGTTAACGCCGCTGGCTTTGGCGGTCGTGTCATTCTCGACCCATCGGTCGTGCGTGGACTTGAATATTACACCGGCGCTGTCTTTGAGGTTGAACTGACCTTCAAGGTGCAGAACGAGAAGGGCCAGGACGTGGTCTTTGGTTCTGTCGGCGGCGGTGGTCGTTACGATGGTCTGGTCTCGCGCTTCCGTCGTGAGCCGGTTCCGGCGACAGGCTTCTCCATCGGCGTCTCGCGCCTTGCCAATGCGCTCAAACTCACGGGCAATCTTGCCACGACCGAGCCTGCTGGCCCAGTTGTCGTCCTGGTCATGGATAAGGACCAGATGGCTGGCTATCAGGCCATGGTCGCCGAGCTGCGCAACGCTGGCATTCGCGCTGAAATGTTCCTGGGCAACACCAAGAACTTTGGCAAGCAGGTCGCCTATGCCGACAAGCGCAACGCCCCGGCCGTGATCATCGAAGGCTCGATGGAACGCGAACAGGGCATTTTGCAGATCAAGGATCTGGTTGCTGGCAAGCAAGCCGCAGAAGGCATCACGGACAACGCTGAATGGAAGGCTGCCCGCCCGGGCCAGTTCGAAATCAAGCGTGAAGACCTCGTCTCTGCTATCCAGAAGCTCTTGAGCGAACAATGA
- a CDS encoding ATP phosphoribosyltransferase regulatory subunit: protein MTNAAYRRSQLEALVEAQGGYRATPPLLLKADPYFDLAGEEFGRRLLLTTDVTGAEYCLRPDFTLPIVADYIANGTREPAAFSYLGPIFRQRETGPAEFEQAGVELLAQPDGDIALDQVLTFARAALRLYGVSPEVRLGGVGLFEALLAQADMPAAWRSRIRHRFGHQEAMERLLSRLEQSGDSASSAVVERDALIEDVTARMVSAGLSLTEGRTPEEIADRYLAQQTLDAEHVPAATIALLRTYLAIKGDVLTALREIEALGEKHKLFLGAPVRAIRRHLDGLGEARVTFDASFSPRLDYYTGIVFEMRGQGDTVLASGGQYDRLLERLGATAPIAASGCALWVDRLEAEWPK from the coding sequence ATGACAAACGCCGCCTATCGTCGTTCCCAACTCGAAGCGCTGGTTGAAGCGCAGGGTGGCTATCGCGCTACCCCGCCCCTGCTCTTGAAGGCAGACCCATATTTCGATCTTGCAGGCGAAGAGTTCGGTCGCCGTCTGCTGCTCACCACCGACGTGACTGGCGCAGAATATTGCCTGCGCCCCGATTTTACCCTGCCCATCGTTGCCGACTATATCGCCAATGGCACCCGCGAACCGGCAGCCTTCTCCTATCTCGGCCCGATCTTCCGCCAGCGCGAAACCGGCCCCGCCGAATTTGAGCAGGCCGGTGTTGAACTCCTTGCTCAGCCCGACGGCGATATCGCGCTCGATCAGGTGCTCACCTTTGCCCGCGCGGCATTGCGCCTTTATGGCGTCAGCCCCGAAGTGCGCCTTGGTGGTGTTGGTCTATTTGAGGCGTTGCTCGCGCAGGCCGATATGCCGGCTGCTTGGCGTAGCCGCATTCGTCACCGTTTCGGCCACCAAGAAGCAATGGAGCGTTTGCTCTCTCGCCTCGAACAGAGCGGCGACAGCGCCAGCAGCGCTGTGGTGGAACGCGATGCCCTGATTGAAGACGTCACTGCGCGCATGGTTTCGGCTGGTCTCAGCCTCACCGAAGGCCGTACGCCAGAAGAAATTGCTGATCGCTATCTGGCCCAGCAAACGCTTGATGCGGAACATGTACCTGCCGCAACAATTGCCTTGCTGCGTACCTATCTCGCGATCAAGGGCGACGTGCTGACCGCGCTGCGCGAGATCGAAGCCTTGGGCGAAAAGCATAAGCTTTTCCTTGGCGCGCCTGTCCGTGCGATCCGCCGTCATCTCGATGGTTTGGGCGAAGCACGTGTCACCTTTGACGCTAGCTTCTCGCCGCGCCTCGATTATTACACCGGCATTGTTTTTGAGATGCGCGGGCAGGGCGATACAGTCCTTGCCTCCGGCGGCCAATACGATCGCCTCCTCGAACGCCTCGGCGCGACCGCCCCAATCGCAGCATCGGGCTGTGCCTTGTGGGTCGACCGTCTTGAAGCGGAGTGGCCAAAATGA